A portion of the Cryptomeria japonica chromosome 5, Sugi_1.0, whole genome shotgun sequence genome contains these proteins:
- the LOC131875930 gene encoding uncharacterized protein LOC131875930 produces the protein MRTNKPLQYVQILTQLEERLVSLRIAFAQIWELGYKRSQMGLTGSIINVPVNMNIIQKALPQSVSNTSTIAVSLKRRLEYKNAFQTGMVRPNMVMQALDQLTKTTLYIMENVEINNDWKQALQSNSENENNVEISATEIESESELEQENPSETLIHGFTESACIHRMQDKIIEIAPTQDNYPIGIFKDKYAEEMNFPTLFFGNPRDDDIVKRFSYQKIAQWELSNSQRHFAYHTTNLFFKTIKILIQQVLSTMSIRIRKGQLKGRKLLAKDVKHKPNLEKLLKSDIGYVDFKRIRISPDYIHQLKKNVFAMIRQLGPPTFFLTFTSAEQNWNALTSTLQELHNMHQSTLQQEEAYNINQIDKFQLIKRDPVTCARYYRHRINALKKLISTDDSFFGNVLDYFSVTEFQNRGNEHDHFLIWVKDAPIYGKHSNSSIIEFIDKYITCATEHLEPSITILHKHHHTKQCRRSKNGACRYNFPLPPVQKTMILEPLIEKNETIISIANNILSKLQTTNYNISFTFQMFLNELDITEDEYIIALRSTIHRPTLFLQRKPSETWNNSFGRKIPQLWKANTDAQFVLNAYVAAMYCSSYMAKVDKSMTQAFKRIRKEHQQDNIDAIKMISKLGNTLLNLQQMSSQQAAHIVLSLPLNYSSRKCIFIDTRSDNNRTFILKPVELLNKEPDESENVICNSLIDYYIKRPQAIAHICLVEFVSKYNKKGNKINAKTKPNVIRFINFNKHTDLENHCREQLLLYVPFIINEHTLKQNVNTWEDAYLLHEKTIQRNRTKFTYNINATWGDIEKAIHEINYEDNNTHTQSSIGQTSKQNEQYDMHEDMQTVHCNKINNIAPNAFEISQHPQIMDNNDYYKLRQMLNKEQQTIVKDIIMKKLKNIKAPLHLFLTGGAGTGKTFTAKAIYQALLRIYNNSIDNDPEKPKGLITAFTGKAAYNIGGTTLHSTFHIPFNKSEFVPLNTETLDAMSKHYYQLHVLLIDEISLVGSTFLRYIDKRLRDIMQTPTVYFGNLYTIFCGDLYQAQPVLDFVVFENAPTSTELMPYNFWKDNIKCYSLKTTMRQKDAKFISVLNRIRIGQQTDDDLQYLNYFCFHPPPIDPTFPFLFYRRKDVDIHNNNMLSIIPGELIVLNAIDEQEENNNAIRLYNHTTALPTQINLKPNILVEIFAGNYNTQDGLVNGSDGIFKAYTKHQDFDIIWIKFNDSKIGQQQKKKLAHCYVQHIDKDWVPILRVAKPIQKILTNTKIVIRK, from the coding sequence ATGCGAACAAATAAACCATTGCAGTATGTACAAATATTAACACAACTAGAAGAACGCCTTGTCTCACTTAGAATTGCATTTGCCCAAATTTGGGAACTAGGATACAAAAGATCTCAAATGGGATTAACAggttctatcatcaatgttccagTTAACATGAACATTATACAAAAAGCATTGCCACAATCAGTTAGCAATACATCAACAATTGCTGTATCTCTAAAAAGACGCTTGGAATATAAAAATGCATTCCAAACAGGAATGGTGCGACCAAATATGGTTATGCAAGCTCTTGACCAATTAACAAAAACTACATTGTACATAATGGAAAATGTTGAAATAAACAATGATTGGAAACAAGCTCTACAAAGCAACAGTGAAAATGAAAACAATGTTGAAATTAGTGCAACTGAAATTGAGTCAGAAAGTGAGTTAGAACAAGAAAATCCATCTGAAACTTTGATACATGGATTCACTGAGTCTGCATGTATACATAGAATGCAGGATAAAATCATAGAAATTGCACCCACACAAGATAATTACCCTATTGGAATCTTTAAAGACAAATATGCTGAGGAAATGAACTTTCCTACACTTTTCTTCGGCAACCCGCGTGATGATGACATTGTCAAAAGATTTAgctaccaaaaaattgcacaatgggAATTGTCAAATTCACAAAGACATTTCGCATACCATACAACCAACCTATTTTTCAAAACCATCAAAATACTTATACAACAAGTATTGTCTACCATGTCAATTAGAATCCGAAAAGGCCAATTGAAAGGTAGAAAGCTACTAGCAAAAGACGTCAAACATAAACCAAACctagaaaaattgttgaaatcagATATTGGCTATGTTGACTTCAAAAGAATAAGAATATCACCTGACTACATACACCAACTAAAGAAAAATGTATTTGCAATGATACGCCAATTAGGACCACCAACTTTTTTCCTCACTTTCACTAGTGCTGAACAAAATTGGAATGCTTTGACAAGCACACTTCAAGAACTCCACAACATGCATCAATCAACATTACAACAAGAAGAAGCTTACAACATAAATCAAATAGATAAATTTCAACTCATCAAAAGAGATCCAGTCACTTGTGCACGCTACTATAGACATAGAATAAATGCACTAAAAAAGCTAATAAGTACAGATGACTCTTTCTTTGGAAATGTATTGGACTACTTCTCTGTAACTGAATTCCAAAATCGAGGCAATGAGCATGACCATTTTTTGATATGGGTAAAAGATGCACCAATTTATGGAAAACATAGCAATTCAAGTATTATAGAGTTCATTGACAAGTACATTACATGTGCAACTGAACACCTAGAACCTAGCATAACCATACTACACAAGCATCATCATACAAAGCAATGTAGGAGATCAAAAAATGGAGCTTGTAGATACAATTTTCCACTCCCACCAGTACAAAAAACTATGATACTAGAACCACTAATAGAAAAGAACGAAACAATAATATCAATCGCCAACAATATTCTTTCAAAATTGCAAACAACAAACTATAACATTTCATTCACCTTCCAAATGTTCTTAAATGAACTAGACATTACCGAAGATGAGTACATAATTGCTTTGAGGTCTACAATCCATAGACCCACTCTCTTCTTACAAAGGAAGCCATCAGAAACATGGAACAATAGCTTTGGGAGAAAAATCCCACAGCTCTGGAAAGCAAATACAGATGCACAATTTGTGCTTAATGCATATGTTGCAGCAATGTACTGTAGCTCATACATGGCAAAGGTTGATAAGTCAATGACACAAGCATTCAAAAGAATACGCAAAGAgcaccaacaagacaatattgatgcaataaaaatgATAAGCAAACTTGGAAACACCTTGCTCAACCTACAACAAATGTCATCACAACAAGCTGCTCACATTGTTCTATCACTTCCATTGAATTATAGCTCAAGAAAATGCATATTTATTGACACACGATCTGACAACAACCGCACATTTATATTGAAACCTGTCGAACTATTAAATAAGGAACCAGATGAGTCAGAAAATGTAATCTGTAACTCTTTAATTGACTACTACATAAAACGACCTCAAGCAATTGCACACATTTGTCTTGTAGAATTCGTCTCAAAGTACAACAAAAAAGGCAACAAAATCAATGCAAAGACTAAACCAAATGTTATACGCTTTATCAATTTCAACAAACATACTGATTTAGAGAATCATTGTAGAGAACAATTACTACTCTACGTGCCTTTCATAATAAACGAACATACATTGAAACAAAATGTCAATACATGGGAAGATGCCTATTTACTTCATGAAAAAACAATTCAAAGAAACCGTACAAAGTTTACATACAATATAAATGCTACATGGGGTGACATTGAAAAAGCTATTCATGAAATTAACTATGAAGACAATAACACTCATACCCAATCCTCCATAGGTCAAACAAGTAAACAAAATGAACAATATGACATGCATGAAGATATGCAAACCGTACATTGCAACAAAATTAATAACATAGCCCCCAATGCATTCGAAATTTCTCAACACCCACAAATTATGGACAACAATGACTATTACAAATTGAGGCAAATGTTAAACAAAGAACAACAAACAATTGTCAAGGACattataatgaaaaaattaaaaaacatcaaaGCTCCATTGCACTTGTTCTTGACAGGAGGAGCTGGAACTGGAAAGACTTTTACTGCAAAGGCCATTTACCAAGCACTTCTTCGCATCTACAATAACTCAATTGACAATGACCCAGAGAAACCAAAGGGCCTAATAACTGCATTCACAGGAAAAGCAGCATACAATATAGGTGGAAcaacattacattcaacatttcacATACCTTTCAACAAGTCAGAATTTGTTCCATTAAACACTGAAACACTAGATGCAATGTCTAAGCATTACTATCAATTACATGTACTTCTTATAGATGAAATATCACTAGTAGGATCAACATTTTTACGCTACATTGACAAACGATTACGTGATATAATGCAAACGCCTACCGTATACTTTGGAAATCTTTATACGATTTTTTGTGGTGACCTTTATCAAGCACAACCTGTACTTGACTTTGTTGTATTTGAAAATGCCCCAACTTCAACAGAACTAATGCCTTACAATTTTTGGAAAGACAACATAAAATGCTATTCATTAAAAACAACAATGCGGCAAAAAGACGCCAAGTTCATCTCAGTCCTCAATAGAATTAGAATAGGTCAACAAACAGATGATGATTTACAGTATCTAAACTACTTTTGCTTCCACCCACCACCCATTGACCCAACATTCCCTTTTTTATTTTATAGGAGAAAGGATGTTGATATCCATAATAATAATATGCTATCTATCATACCTGGCGAATTAATAGTATTAAATGCAATCGATGAACAAGAGGAAAACAACAATGCGATCCGTCTATATAACCATACAACCGCTCTACCAACTCAAATAAACTTAAAACCAAATATCCTCGTAGAAATCTTCGCAGGAAACTACAACACACAAGACGGCCTGGTAAATGGATCAGATGGAATATTTAAAGCATACACAAAACACCAGGATTTTGATATTATTTGGATAAAATTTAATGACTCAAAAATTGGACAACAGCAAAAGAAAAAACTAGCACATTGCTATGTCCAGCACATTGATAAAGATTGGGTGCCCATACTCAGAGTTGCTAAGCCCATACAGAAAATATTGACAAACACAAAAATTGTTATTCGAAAATAG
- the LOC131034564 gene encoding uncharacterized protein LOC131034564 — MDLSTSPTKQAQLKQEQPKQQQTPKRSKTKTQNCMSIEELNARKAGNMFDGDVLVVYKATLDKVNKTREVLRADLTDLKAEMTITLNVPSNLVQQYENKIIPGSGISITGFQIAAKTDYDRGDCDCILILKESSMVETKPSICKQYNFIPGTTIKQLLTSTNEYATGTIGALVVATKKKAFQYMIEIKDGFSDMDKATLLLHPNFAHHYLTIEEKLKRNEIPAMLFRNVVKRTDLKNTLRTGLSTTICRLNDKRTMDRLNALLHTTF; from the exons ATGGACCTGAGCACAAGCCCTACAAAACAAGCTCAGTTGAAGCAAGAACAACCAAAGCAACAACAAACACCAAAAAG atcaaaaacaaaaacacaaaattgtatGTCAATTGAAGAACTGAATGCAAGAAAAGCCGGAAACATGTTTGACGGTGATGTTCTTGTAGTCTATAAAGCAACACTAGACAAAGTGAACAAAACACGCGAGGTTTTACGTGCAGATCTAACAGATTTGAAGGCAGAAATGACAATTACATTGAATGTACCCAGTAATCTTGTCCAACAATATGAAAACAAGATTATTCCAGGATCAGGAATATCTATAACAGGATTTCAAATCGCTGCAAAAACAGACTATGATCGCGGAGATTGCGATTGTATATTGATTTTAAAAGAATCATCTATGGTGGAGACCAAACCAAGTATCTGTAAGCAATACAACTTCATTCCAGGTACAACTATCAAACAGTTACTCACAAGCACAAACGAATATGCCACTGGAACAATTGGTGCATTGGTTGTTGCAACAAAGAAAAAAGCTTTCCAATACATGATTGAAATCAAAGATGGCTTCAGCGACATGGACAAGGCAACG CTACTATTACATCCAAATTTTGCACACCACTACTTAACAATTGAAGAGAAACTCAAAAGAAATGAAATCCCAGCAATGCTGTTTAGAAACGTTGTTAAAAGAACAGATTTAAAAAACACACTTCGGAcaggtttatcaacaactatatGCAGATTGAATGATAAAAGAACAATGGACAGACTCAATGCACTACTACATACAACATTTTAG
- the LOC131034575 gene encoding DEAD-box ATP-dependent RNA helicase 3B, chloroplastic isoform X1, which translates to MAFYGLGSHKAVPLFVFLLLSFSVQGWTTLQMTKESSMLNGGRMMSARTVMGILSEIWPPSAGQVGKIKSISDRDVEGTVFDLPDDVAKELLLKKIQPGYTISAITEVMFSRAGRSCWIIGCSIEHWIA; encoded by the exons ATGGCCTTTTACGGTTTAGGAAGTCACAAGGCAGTGCCTCTATTTGTATTTTTACTTTTATCTTTTTCTGTTCAGGGATGGACAACCTTGCAAATGACTAAAGAATCTTCAATGTTGAATGGAGGACGAATGATGTCTGCAAGGACCGTTATGGGTATCTTATCTGAAATATGGCCTCCATCTGCCGGTCAAGTCGGGAAGATTAAATCGATCAGTGATAGAGAT GTTGAAGGAACAGTCTTTGATTTGCCAGATGATGTTGCAAAAGAGCTTCTTTTGAAGAAGATACAACCAGGTTATACGATATCAGCAATCACCGAG GTCATGTTTTCAAGAGCAGGCAGAAGCTGTTGGATTATTGGTTGTTCAATAGAACACTGGATAGCTTGA
- the LOC131034575 gene encoding DEAD-box ATP-dependent RNA helicase 3B, chloroplastic isoform X4, which yields MAFYGLGSHKAVPLFVFLLLSFSVQGWTTLQMTKESSMLNGGRMMSARTVMGILSEIWPPSAGQVGKIKSISDRDVEGTVFDLPDDVAKELLLKKIQPGYTISAITESS from the exons ATGGCCTTTTACGGTTTAGGAAGTCACAAGGCAGTGCCTCTATTTGTATTTTTACTTTTATCTTTTTCTGTTCAGGGATGGACAACCTTGCAAATGACTAAAGAATCTTCAATGTTGAATGGAGGACGAATGATGTCTGCAAGGACCGTTATGGGTATCTTATCTGAAATATGGCCTCCATCTGCCGGTCAAGTCGGGAAGATTAAATCGATCAGTGATAGAGAT GTTGAAGGAACAGTCTTTGATTTGCCAGATGATGTTGCAAAAGAGCTTCTTTTGAAGAAGATACAACCAGGTTATACGATATCAGCAATCACCGAG TCTTCATAG
- the LOC131034575 gene encoding DEAD-box ATP-dependent RNA helicase 3B, chloroplastic isoform X3, whose protein sequence is MAFYGLGSHKAVPLFVFLLLSFSVQGWTTLQMTKESSMLNGGRMMSARTVMGILSEIWPPSAGQVGKIKSISDRDVEGTVFDLPDDVAKELLLKKIQPGYTISAITEVRRIVKGKDIAIYDMCI, encoded by the exons ATGGCCTTTTACGGTTTAGGAAGTCACAAGGCAGTGCCTCTATTTGTATTTTTACTTTTATCTTTTTCTGTTCAGGGATGGACAACCTTGCAAATGACTAAAGAATCTTCAATGTTGAATGGAGGACGAATGATGTCTGCAAGGACCGTTATGGGTATCTTATCTGAAATATGGCCTCCATCTGCCGGTCAAGTCGGGAAGATTAAATCGATCAGTGATAGAGAT GTTGAAGGAACAGTCTTTGATTTGCCAGATGATGTTGCAAAAGAGCTTCTTTTGAAGAAGATACAACCAGGTTATACGATATCAGCAATCACCGAG GTGAGAAGAATTGTAAAAGGAAAAGACATAGCAATTTATGATATGTGCATCTAG
- the LOC131034575 gene encoding DEAD-box ATP-dependent RNA helicase 3B, chloroplastic isoform X2, with protein sequence MAFYGLGSHKAVPLFVFLLLSFSVQGWTTLQMTKESSMLNGGRMMSARTVMGILSEIWPPSAGQVGKIKSISDRDVEGTVFDLPDDVAKELLLKKIQPGYTISAITEVQKTQFGQMLKHESCEPYS encoded by the exons ATGGCCTTTTACGGTTTAGGAAGTCACAAGGCAGTGCCTCTATTTGTATTTTTACTTTTATCTTTTTCTGTTCAGGGATGGACAACCTTGCAAATGACTAAAGAATCTTCAATGTTGAATGGAGGACGAATGATGTCTGCAAGGACCGTTATGGGTATCTTATCTGAAATATGGCCTCCATCTGCCGGTCAAGTCGGGAAGATTAAATCGATCAGTGATAGAGAT GTTGAAGGAACAGTCTTTGATTTGCCAGATGATGTTGCAAAAGAGCTTCTTTTGAAGAAGATACAACCAGGTTATACGATATCAGCAATCACCGAG GTTCAGAAAACTCAGTTTGGTCAGATGCTGAAGCATGAATCATGTGAACCATATTCTTGA